A stretch of DNA from Sceloporus undulatus isolate JIND9_A2432 ecotype Alabama unplaced genomic scaffold, SceUnd_v1.1 scaffold_705, whole genome shotgun sequence:
TTAAGGATGCAATTCTTCCCTAAGATTTCAGTCTTAAaggaaacaatggcgggttacagacgggcaggggaggacgtcttggaggtttattcagctgaatgcggagcctccagacggcccgccccgggggcgtgcttcaggtgttggagcttccacatggggggcaatgaagacgcctcacctgggtccgtttcggacccggagcttccataccgccacctcggaggacgctgcaaaaaagaggcagcttccgcacgggcggcccaaagcgcggctttttttttcttttgccgcatgagaagtgcgcagctgcggcagtcAGCCAGCAGCCAGCAAGTTCCCTTTTGCTGGCTGCGAAGTGCGCATGTGCACCGTTAAAGGGCCCAggtccctttaaacttttttccccgccctgcccaagaacaaaggtggcctcctgccagctggtgatcagctggtcttggcatccttgcccgcttgcgcattgcgagtaccaccactggcatcatggatgcctcctctcctttgttccctgtggtcttaatgcagctgcaatccacagccacagctgtcgccgctgccaccgctgtcttccccgcctcctctgccccctccgcctccattaccgctgcaatggaggtcccatcatccaccaccatcacagctgtagacttggatgacagcagcagtgatgatgatgatggcacagaacagcgaacggcagcggctgccatagcgcttcatatggctactgttggcggtgccatggccctggccagagtggcacgtCTCCGCCGATGGTGGCAGGTCCCTGCATCgcaagacttgtgggacaactttgtctcaaccatatggtctgacgagcaatggaggcatttcttccgaatgccccgtgccctcttccacaggctagtgggcatcctgcgcccagaactggagaaggcagagacagtgatgaggaaagccatcccggtggagaagagagtggccattggtgtctttgcactggcacacaaatccagCTATATTGTGACAGCGGCGCTCTTTGGGACTGGCGTTGCCACCGTGGGGGagatcgtggtggagtttgccctggccatggagaagctgctgctgtcaaggACCGTGTACCTGGGGAACCCACGCGAGGTAAGGACAGCCACaccaccttccctttaatctttggcagcccTGTGGTATTCTGTGTCAAgtgtcaccccctcactgtacatttgctgctcttgctatggtgcagttgcgcaCGTGTAATAGAGTTGTCAtctcaattcctctgtttctctcccttcctttcccccacagattatggatgcttTTGGTCACCGCGGCTTtccacaagtggttggcctcatggacggctgtcactgcctgatcatactacccttggggctgaggaatgcctatgtcaacagaaggggctcctattctgtcatcctgcaagggacatgtgaccacacaggaagatTCGTGGACGTGGAGCTCGGGTGGCATGGGTCAGCgcacgatgccagggtggcacggaattctctcatctacgaggccatggaggctggcatctatgtgccagggaaccccagcatcaacatcagaggccagcagatcgggcccctgatactggctgactctGCCTACCCGATTCGGAAATGGCTCATGACACCCTTTAAGACCCCCCACACTCCCAGACAGAAgctcttcaacaagaagttgaatcgcgTCAGGGGCGCCGTGGAGAGGTTgtttggcagattgaaggcgagatggcgctgtctcactgccccactcctggtggcagaggagaacgtggtgcccatcctggtatcatgtgtcattctgcacaacatctgtgagaccaagggcagggtcctggatgagggcATGCGATATAGGCGCCGTTTTGTGCTGCCCGCCCCGGCACCAATCAGGAGGGATGAAGAGGATGCCAAGAAGGcagcaggggaggctgtgaggaatgccctggcagatttttttctgacaaggagaatctgaaggatggctcctgtgccatcatctgtgatgtcagagtgcattgttctgtaatagcataagcacatgaataaatgtatcccattatccacagtttgagtctgcctatcattcctgatctgtggtgtgggcatgttttgccacgtgcctgagggggacacacacaaacacacacacacaaaaggtctcctggcgcctgttttcctggggcaaaaagatacatcagctccaactgccaattgcccctttgacaatgtatcaatccccctcaaattcaagctttcctaatggcccatttgaatgtatcaatagggcacccagagggcatctattgggggagagattcaaactgctcctctgaaaactttcattggcctaggaccaccgtggcctaacggcccagagccgcaggtgcccatatatacccatgcgcaactgtgcaagaccccaggacggtgatcgacatggcagagccacgcaggagggtcccggtccgaatcgcttattggaccgatgaggaggtcgggatcctcctggactccctgataccacaggcagccgcgaggagggtgatggctagcaccaacaagcccaaccgggggcattttctcgaggcatctcgtgccctctgaaaccaagggtttcaaagaacgctgcaccaatgtagagttaaatttaaaactctcaaggcagcgttcttcgaaacccttgaggatttcggagaggcgcccccggttgacaggcagccaccattcttctcgcggctgaaggacctgtggatcaggggagatcggcccagaccggaagatcgccatcctccaggtaagccagagctcttgccatgccctgtcctcccctccttgacccttcccttgccctcctgtccctcctgcatggtgccaatgccatccctcctcttcccttctgcaggcgtgcggccgaggcggaggcggagggagggagggcaccctgccaggtcgccctctccaccatcctcgggggacgaggatgtccccgagggtgggccacagccaggaccagctgctgtggcccctccgcagccagagcaggctcctctggcggaaggtaggtccccagggtgaggggtgggggttgcctgcctgcagcccccacgacacttgtgccctcgtctgccatgccagcatggtaacttgggcctttctttcccctttggcagggcttcatgtccttgctgctgccgccgccgtgcgggaagaggagcctgggccaaGCCGCCACCTGCCTGGCCAGCCAGGGGACTTGGCCCTGGATGACAGGGCCATGGATCGCCtgctccaagcccggcagcaaggtaagtgtagagttgaacccagggaagggagtgggggtccccagaaaccctgcctgtgggagtgggtgatgggctccacaggctgatcctaaccatcctctttcttttcctcccacagAGAACCAGACGGAGCGGAGGTTTTCTGCCCTGGAGGACAAGGTGGagaagctggcggagagagtctcctccatggaagagactctccaggaactcctccgccggcttcccgccccaccgcctcctccccctccctgaagcagcttccctccNNNNNNNNNNNNNNNNNNNNNNNN
This window harbors:
- the LOC121917779 gene encoding protein ALP1-like, encoding YIVTAALFGTGVATVGEIVVEFALAMEKLLLSRTVYLGNPREIMDAFGHRGFPQVVGLMDGCHCLIILPLGLRNAYVNRRGSYSVILQGTCDHTGRFVDVELGWHGSAHDARVARNSLIYEAMEAGIYVPGNPSINIRGQQIGPLILADSAYPIRKWLMTPFKTPHTPRQKLFNKKLNRVRGAVERLFGRLKARWRCLTAPLLVAEENVVPILVSCVILHNICETKGRVLDEGMRYRRRFVLPAPAPIRRDEEDAKKAAGEAVRNALADFFLTRRI